Proteins encoded together in one Tripterygium wilfordii isolate XIE 37 chromosome 14, ASM1340144v1, whole genome shotgun sequence window:
- the LOC120014761 gene encoding phosphatidylinositol transfer protein 3-like translates to MYLWKRQPQNHQVDDSDNQDAKVTELRAALGPLLGHSSMFCSDACLRRYLKARDWNVEKAKKMLEGTLKWRETYKPEEICWHEIAHEGETGKVFRANFRDRYGRPVLILTPAKQSSDDAENSIRHLVYLLENAILNLPEGQEQMSWLVDFTGWSLATNISVRTARDVINILQCHYPERLAIAIIYNPPRIFEAFWKAVKYFLDPLTFQKVKFVYTNNKESVELMRSLFDVENLPSEFGGKATLTYDHEEFSRQMGEDDVKTSKFWGIDKK, encoded by the exons ATGTATCTTTGGAAAAGACAGCCTCAGAACCATCAAGTGGATGATTCTGACAATCAAGATGCAAAG GTTACTGAACTTAGGGCTGCTCTTGGACCCTTACTTGGGCATAGTTCAATGTTCTGCTCAGATGCATGCCTGAGAAGATATTTGAAAGCTCGGGACTGGAATGTTGAAAAGGCAAAGAAGATGTTGGAGGGGACACTTAAGTGGAGGGAAACTTATAAGCCTGAAGAAATTTGTTGG CATGAAATAGCACATGAAGGTGAAACTGGCAAAGTTTTCAGGGCAAATTTTCGTGATCGATATGGTAGGCCTGTTCTCATCCTAACGCCAGCAAAGCAG AGCTCGGATGATGCAGAAAATAGTATTCGCCATTTAGTCTATCTACTGGAAAATGCTATCCTTAACCTTCCTGAGGGTCAAGAGCAAATGTCATGGTTGGTAGATTTCACAGGGTGGAGCTTGGCCACCAATATCTCTGTCAGAACAGCTCGTGATGTCATTAACATTTTACAATGTCACTACCCAGAAAGACTAGCCATTGCAATTATCTACAATCCACCTAGAATTTTTGAGGCATTCTGGAAG GCCGTCAAGTACTTTCTTGACCCGTTGACATTTCAAAAAGTGAAGTTTGTTTACACAAATAATAAAGAGAGCGTGGAGCTGATGAGATCGTTGTTTGATGTTGAAAACCTTCCAAGCGAGTTTGGAGGAAAAGCCACCCTTACATATGATCATGAGGAGTTCTCGAGGCAGATGGGGGAGGACGATGTGAAGACTTCTAAGTTCTGGGGAATTGATAAAAAATGA
- the LOC120014567 gene encoding 60S ribosomal protein L6, mitochondrial, which produces MEAKFFRFLKIVGVGYKARAEAEGRLLFLKLGYSHEVELTVPPAVRVFCFKNNVVCCTGIDKHRVHQFAAAVRSCKPPEVYKGKGIMYTDEVIKKKQGKKSK; this is translated from the coding sequence ATGGAAGCCAAGTTCTTTCGTTTTCTGAAGATTGTTGGTGTTGGATATAAAGCCAGGGCTGAAGCAGAGGGACGCttattatttctcaaattggGGTACAGTCATGAGGTTGAACTAACTGTTCCTCCGGCTGTTCGTGTCTTCTGTTTCAAGAACAATGTAGTTTGCTGCACTGGAATAGACAAGCATAGGGTGCACCAGTTTGCTGCTGCTGTTCGTAGTTGCAAGCCTCCTGAAGTTTACAAAGGCAAGGGCATAATGTACACTGATGAAGTtatcaagaagaagcaagggAAGAAGTCCAAATGA